A single window of Solenopsis invicta isolate M01_SB chromosome 3, UNIL_Sinv_3.0, whole genome shotgun sequence DNA harbors:
- the LOC105205079 gene encoding uncharacterized protein LOC105205079, which translates to MRRWVTLATSRADLTRGAVLSATELADARAMWIRCAQRIAFRDDIKALSRGRIEHSQGPLRLLSPFLDDKGLLRVGGRLKHALLNADQRHPIILPRGSHLTYLVVADEHGRVLHGGTQLTLASLRRRYWVLRGRQLMKHFIHRCLPCLRWRAANPQPRMGSLPRARVVPSRPFTHTGLDYAGPILLRTTKGRGHRAYKAFVAVFVCFSSRAVHLEVVSDYTADAFLAAFRRFVSRRGLCLHLYSDCGTNFVGADRQLRGFLGMASESSRSIIGKLAEEGVEWHFNPPAAPHFGGLWEAAVKAFKHHLRRVIGESTLTYEEMATFLAEVEACLNSRPLQALSDDADELDVLTPGHFLVGAPLKAIPEPALTGIPPSKLTRWKLLQQMRDHLWQRWSQEYLQALTPRPRWWRAEGGLKEGQLCLLKQETTPPTRWPLVRVTRLHPGDDGEVRVVTVRGATGELRRPVIKLVPLPTDEESTQRHA; encoded by the coding sequence ATGCGCCGCTGGGTGACGTTGGCAACTTCGCGTGCCGACTTGACGCGGGGGGCGGTGCTCTCGGCTACTGAGCTGGCAGACGCTCGGGCCATGTGGATCCGATGCGCGCAGAGGATTGCCTTCCGGGACGATATTAAGGCTCTGTCGAGAGGGCGTATCGAGCACTCTCAGGGTCCACTCCGGTTGCTGAGTCCGTTTCTCGACGACAAGGGACTGCTGCGCGTGGGTGGCCGACTGAAGCACGCGCTGTTGAATGCTGACCAGCGTCATCCCATAATACTTCCGCGGGGCTCGCATCTCACCTATCTGGTGGTCGCGGACGAGCATGGCCGTGTGCTTCATGGCGGCACCCAATTAACTCTCGCATCGCTGCGTCGGAGGTACTGGGTACTACGAGGTCGGCAATTGATGAAGCACTTCATTCATCGTTGTCTTCCATGCTTGCGATGGCGGGCCGCGAATCCCCAACCACGGATGGGCAGTCTCCCACGAGCCAGAGTCGTTCCGAGTCGACCGTTCACTCATACGGGCTTGGACTATGCTGGACCGATCCTCCTGCGTACCACGAAAGGTCGAGGTCACAGGGCCTACAAGGCCTTTGTGGCAGTCTTTGTTTGTTTCAGTTCGCGAGCCGTCCACCTCGAGGTCGTTAGCGACTACACAGCTGATGCCTTTCTTGCAGCGTTCCGGCGCTTCGTGTCCCGCAGAGGATTGTGCTTGCACCTGTACAGTGATTGCGGAACTAACTTCGTGGGCGCGGATCGACAGCTGCGCGGTTTTTTGGGAATGGCGAGCGAGAGTAGCCGGAGTATCATAGGAAAGCTAGCGGAGGAGGGTGTGGAGTGGCACTTCAACCCTCCCGCTGCCCCTCACTTTGGGGGCCTCTGGGAAGCTGCGGTCAAGGCCTTCAAACACCATCTGCGCCGAGTCATCGGCGAGTCAACACTGACTTACGAGGAGATGGCTACGTTTTTGGCCGAAGTAGAGGCGTGTCTCAACTCTCGACCATTGCAGGCGCTTTCGGACGACGCCGACGAATTGGATGTGTTGACGCCGGGCCATTTTCTCGTTGGCGCTCCGTTGAAGGCTATCCCCGAACCGGCACTGACGGGGATTCCCCCCAGTAAGCTGACACGCTGGAAGCTACTCCAGCAAATGAGGGATCATCTTTGGCAGCGGTGGTCGCAGGAATACCTCCAGGCGCTGACCCCTCGACCAAGGTGGTGGCGTGCGGAAGGTGGCCTGAAGGAGGGTCAACTTTGCCTGCTGAAGCAGGAAACAACGCCACCGACGCGGTGGCCCTTGGTGCGTGTCACGCGTCTCCACCCGGGTGATGATGGCGAGGTGCGGGTCGTGACCGTTCGGGGAGCTACAGGGGAGCTTCGGCGGCCAGTCATCAAGCTCGTCCCTCTTCCGACGGACGAGGAGAGTACGCAGCGCCATGCCTAG
- the LOC105205078 gene encoding uncharacterized protein LOC105205078 — translation MEALLEQQSELRGRISRVVANLKKTGVANLTVDHVQAALAILEKRWAKFEENHDKLGLAHGKELRKTEYYTNDHAEEMEMLYTSQRAALMDLGRSLKAKTEANVSTTVRGLAGIPYLFDSIVGQDPHLSDVQRLHYLKTRVKGEAEQLLRGLPSTDANYERAWSTLKGHYEKKRLLVKAYLSAITSLPKMKADCVADLRRIYHGMVASTQALEGIGKPVSNTTHLLVHLMVELLDAGTRREWENSIAKKSDPPSFDEFKDFLEEQLVTHESLRSVKGESSSGKSAHHTGRQSGGSERSCVVCKQNHFIMNCEKFRRKPAKERLEVVTANRLCINCMGRHQVSACSSPKACARCAARHNTLLHDAYEAAPGAVVALSPSVHAARHPHFEPPQTLLATARVLVTDRFGTLHAVRALMDPGSETSLITEALAQRLRLPRTTASVAIYGVGGLRSGVSRGRIAINLTSRVGDAVFAISALVMPRLSIYGGSVSTDPVELLLGVDVYAKVARPGMRLGGDEEPIAQQTALGWIIMGPVSSCQVTTALTSLQCSAVNDLNALVRRFWELEEPPRATLPLSPDDAACEEHYLRSHSRDASGRYVVRFATRSTLPDLRDTRFTALRVLQANEHRFRREVALRDAYSQFLAEYLELGHMTPAPPLPADCSRACFLPHHGVWKGDGEKARIRVVFNGSSRTSSGTSLNGELLAGPNLLPTLCDVITRWRKHQFVLAADIEKIYRQIWVHPEDRDLQRIYWKIGSRVQEFHLNTVTYGLASAPYLAVRTLRQLAKNEGARFPRAAEALRRDTYVDDVLSGASSQFETCELREQLTQLCLAGGFRLRKWVANKEDLLRDIPAEHRSSLPSTVALTSEEHDVLGIRWLPAEDSFAPTVKSMTEELVTKRTVLRQTAHLFDPLGWLTRS, via the exons ATGGAGGCGTTATTGGAGCAGCAATCTGAGCTCCGCGGACGCATCTCTCGCGTCGTCGCGAACCTCAAGAAGACCGGTGTCGCGAACCTGACCGTCGATCACGTCCAAGCGGCCTTGGCCATTTTGGAAAAGCGATGGGCCAAGTTCGAGGAGAACCACGATAAGCTCGGGCTTGCTCACGGGAAGGAGTTAAGGAAAACCGAGTACTATACGAACGACCATGCCGAGGAGATGGAGATGCTCTACACCAGCCAACGAGCTGCACTAATGGACCTGGGGCGGTCGTTGAAGGCAAAGACCGAAGCAAATGTTTCGACGACG GTTCGAGGACTGGCCGGTATTCCGTATCTATTCGACTCCATCGTCGGTCAGGATCCGCATCTGTCCGACGTCCAAAGGCTCCACTATCTAAAGACGAGGGTCAAGGGAGAAGCGGAACAGCTTCTGAGGGGCTTGCCCTCGACGGACGCGAATTATGAACGCGCGTGGTCAACCTTGAAAGGTCACTATGAGAAAAAAAGGTTGTTAGTCAAGGCTTATTTGTCCGCGATTACATCGTTGCCCAAAATGAAAGCGGATTGCGTAGCCGACCTGCGACGGATCTACCATGGCATGGTAGCATCCACCCAAGCTTTGGAAGGTATCGGTAAGCCCGTTTCCAATACCACTCACTTACTCGTGCATCTCATGGTGGAGTTGCTCGACGCGGGTACAAGACGTGAGTGGGAAAATTCCATCGCGAAAAAAAGCGACCCGCCGTCGTTTGACGAGTTCAAGGACTTCCTCGAGGAACAGCTTGTGACGCACGAGTCGCTGCGGTCTGTCAAGGGGGAGTCCTCCTCAGGAAAATCCGCTCATCACACCGGGAGGCAGAGCGGAGGCTCCGAGCGCAGCTGCGTGGTGTGCAAGCAGAATCACTTTATTATGAACTGCGAGAAGTTTCGTCGGAAACCTGCAAAGGAGCGGTTGGAGGTAGTGACCGCCAATCGACTGTGCATCAACTGCATGGGACGACATCAGGTGAGCGCGTGCTCTTCGCCGAAGGCGTGTGCTAGGTGCGCCGCGCGCCACAACACACTCCTACATGACGCGTACGAGGCGGCTCCGGGAGCCGTTGTTGCACTTTCGCCGTCGGTGCATGCCGCGCGGCACCCTCACTTCGAGCCGCCGCAGACGCTTCTCGCCACCGCGCGCGTTCTGGTGACGGATCGATTCGGAACTTTACACGCGGTTCGAGCCCTCATGGATCCGGGATCAGAGACTTCGTTGATCACAGAAGCGCTGGCCCAACGCCTGCGACTGCCGCGGACAACGGCGTCCGTGGCAATTTACGGAGTGGGCGGGTTGAGGTCGGGGGTGTCGCGGGGACGAATCGCGATCAATCTGACCTCGCGCGTTGGAGACGCGGTGTTTGCCATCTCCGCCTTGGTGATGCCAAGACTCTCGATCTACGGTGGTTCCGT TTCTACGGACCCAGTCGAGCTGCTGCTCGGTGTCGACGTCTATGCCAAGGTGGCACGACCAGGCATGCGGCTGGGAGGTGATGAGGAACCAATCGCGCAGCAGACCGCTCTAGGATGGATCATCATGGGTCCGGTAAGCTCTTGTCAGGTGACCACAGCCTTGACATCGTTGCAGTGCTCCGCTGTTAACGATCTGAACGCATTAGTGCGTCGATTTTGGGAACTGGAGGAACCACCGCGAGCGACACTCCCCCTGTCTCCGGACGACGCGGCTTGCGAGGAGCATTACTTGCGGTCGCATTCACGGGACGCCTCGGGACGTTACGTCGTCCGATTCGCGACTCGTTCGACTCTGCCGGACTTACGTGACACGCGATTCACCGCGCTGCGAGTGTTGCAGGCGAACGAGCACCGCTTCCGGAGGGAAGTCGCTCTTCGTGACGCGTACTCACAGTTCCTGGCTGAGTATCTTGAGCTTGGCCACATGACGCCGGCGCCTCCCTTACCGGCAGATTGTTCACGCGCCTGTTTCCTGCCCCATCACGGAGTATGGAAGGGCGACGGCGAGAAGGCTAGGATCCGCGTCGTGTTCAACGGCTCTTCACGGACATCCTCTGGTACCTCCTTAAATGGCGAACTTCTTGCAGGACCGAATTTGTTGCCGACGCTCTGCGACGTGATAACGCGCTGGCGTAAACACCAGTTTGTTCTCGCTGCGGACATCGAAAAGATATACCGGCAGATTTGGGTGCATCCAGAGGACCGTGACCTTCAACGGATTTACTGGAAGATAGGCAGCCGAGTCCAGGAGTTCCACCTTAACACGGTTACTTACGGGCTGGCCAGTGCACCCTACTTGGCTGTTCGAACGTTGCGTCAGCTTGCCAAGAACGAGGGTGCGCGCTTTCCTCGGGCAGCTGAGGCCCTGCGGCGGGACACCTATGTGGACGATGTACTGTCTGGGGCCTCCTCTCAGTTCGAGACCTGCGAGCTGCGCGAGCAGCTGACTCAGTTGTGTTTGGCGGGCGGCTTCCGCTTACGCAAATGGGTCGCCAACAAGGAAGACCTGCTGCGCGACATCCCCGCTGAGCACCGGTCGTCGCTGCCGTCGACGGTCGCGTTGACGTCGGAGGAGCACGACGTCCTGGGGATACGTTGGCTTCCCGCTGAGGACAGCTTTGCTCCAACTGTCAAGAGCATGACAGAGGAGCTGGTCACCAAGCGCACGGTGTTGAGGCAAACCGCGCATCTCTTCGATCCGCTGGGCTGGCTCACCCGGTCGTAA
- the LOC105206840 gene encoding ATP-binding cassette sub-family G member 1-like isoform X2 — protein sequence MPESNTKNNAARMLDNECKIELQESKQLLEAEKWKSKMYIQFNDLSYSVRNRKGAEKTILHNVTGHFESGKFTVIIGPSGAGKTTLMKIISGKQPLDVKGTITINDVKWNRAMFRKHVCYVPQHFDLLPFLTTSETLYIAARLQLDGNQNKQEINSIVNNIAENLWLSNCLDTLVIKLSGGERRRLSIGVQIISKSSVFLLDEPTSGLDSAASYQLIGMLHNMTKANCAVVCAIHQPSGRMISLFDDIMVLNRGKCMYCGPKSEILSTYNIAGFTRPSFYNIAEFVLEVITEQKDEELENLHKICRDEYEKSRSTYKSKQNSSIDFEQNFETDNTVTSTKIRRHEKSTWHQQKVLCSRALICIMRDNTFTKLRIATHITAGLLFGLIYYNFGDDAVKVQSNISCLFVIQMYLFLLNALQTVLMIPTEANVFLQEHLNNWYSFKAYYSVKVLTDIPVQILCTTSFLLISYYMTGQPMVFNRIIQVWSICLLTVILGQTFGIFIGTAFGTKLGVFLIPGINVPLLMLAGFFVKIAELSVYIQPLTFLSYYRYIFEGLLQAIYLDRPNLSCSEDYCYFRSTNKILSTMDLPTMPFYVILIILGSWIFCFHIIVYAVFHWKLYYAKK from the exons ATGCCGGAAAGCAATACTAAAAATAACGCAGCGAGGATGTTGGATAATGAGTGCAAGATCGAGTTGCAAGAATCAAAACAACTGCTGGAAGCCGAGAAGTGGAAATCAAAAATGTATATCCAATTCAACGATCTTTCCTACTCGGTTCGCAACCGCAAAG GAgctgagaaaacaattttacataacgtCACGGGGCATTTTGAATCAGGGAAGTTTACAGTAATAATTGGTCCTTCCGGTGCAGGAAAGACTACTTTGATGAAAATTATATCGGGAAAACAACCCCTAGATGTTAAAGGTACTATCACAATAAACGACGTTAAGTGGAATCGAGCAATGTTCCGTAAACATGTGTGTTACGTACCGCAACACTTTGATTTATTGCCGTTCCTCACAACGAGCGAAACGCTCTACATAGCGGCTCGATTACAACTCGACGGTAATCAGAACAAACAAGAGATTAATTCAATT GTGAACAATATCGCAGAAAATCTTTGGTTGTCAAATTGCTTGGACAcgttagtaataaaattaagtggTGGCGAACGGAGAAGATTGTCTATCGGCGTGCAAATAATCAGCAAGTCATCAGTTTTCTTATTAGATGAGCCAACAAGCGGTCTTGACAGTGCGGCGTCTTACCAG TTAATTGGCATGTTGCACAATATGACGAAAGCAAATTGCGCTGTAGTTTGTGCAATACATCAACCTAGTGGTCGTATGATTTCGCTTTTCGATGACATCATGGTACTTAATCGAGGAAAATGTATGTATTGCGGACCAAAAAGCGAGATCTTGAGCACGTACAACATTGCCGGATTCACGCGTCCTAGCTTTTACAACATAGCCGAATTTG TTCTCGAGGTGATAACTGAACAGAAAGATGAAGAGTTAGAAAATTTACATAAGATCTGTCGTGATGAATATGAAAAATCGCGCAGTACATACAAAAGTA aacaGAATTCATCGATAGATTTCGAACAAAATTTCGAAACTGATAATACAGTCACATCCACAAAAATCAGAAGACACGAAAAATCGACATGGCACCAGCAAAAGGTTTTATGTTCACGAGCTCTAATCTGTATCATGCGAGATAAT ACCTTTACAAAACTAAGAATTGCAACGCACATCACAGCTGGACTTTTGTTCGGattaatatactataatttTGGTGACGACGCCGTAAAAGTACAAAGCAATATATCTTGCTTATTTGTCattcaaatgtatttatttctattaaatgcCCTACAGACGGTGCTGATGA TTCCCACGGAAGCGAATGTATTTCTACaggaacatttaaataattggtACTCTTTTAAAGCCTACTACAGCGTAAAAGTGTTAACGGATATTCCGGTGCAA ATACTTTGCACAACATCTTTCTTGTTAATATCATATTACATGACAGGACAGCCAATggtatttaatagaattatacaGGTGTGGAGCATTTGTCTGTTAACTGTGATTCTTGGACAAACGTTCGGGATATTTATAGGCACAGCTTTTGGCACTAAG ttAGGTGTATTTTTGATACCGGGAATTAATGTACCATTATTGATGCTTGCTGGATTTTTCGTGAAAATAGCAGAATTGTCGGTGTATATACAACCGTTAACTTTTCTAAGTTACTACAG atatatatttgaaggaTTATTGCAGGCGATCTACCTTGATCGACCTAATCTATCGTGCTCTGAAGATTATTGTTACTTCCGTTCAACAAATAAGATTCTCTCAACAATGGACCTTCCAACAATGCCGTTTTACGTCATTTTGATAATACTTGGCTCTTGGATTTTCTGTTTCCATATAATCGTTTATGCAGTATTCCATTGGAAACTTTATTATGCGAAAAAGTGA
- the LOC120357160 gene encoding uncharacterized protein LOC120357160, giving the protein MAETKLKYNGNRWRIITLYSQKIEETMKTLTEWIPEEEENYLLIGGDFNARTGSEGGPIEEEEAEKRSKIRRSIDKVSNREGRILLNRIEERGWSILNGSFDKEGGWTYIGGSGMSVIDYIIGNDKALGEVKSVEEGERTESDHMPLEAELVGAQTKKKNDRNKKREIEKSVWTEEGIEMYMENCKDWASTQEETEGIWKEISDKIKKSIIKQIKKIIPWKIGKKQWYNKEWKVKKRELRKTLRNIKKKRISKEDYIAKRKEYKEWCKEQKKKHEQAEEEEIRRIKSEKEAWKYINKYGKKRKEGICDNIKMEEWRDYFIGLGSIQEKETDIGERESDTAPGEDGIENEAWKFMSVEIGEEFWKLINKIWKGGGLPRDWNRGVISPIYKRGEKNEIKNYRGITLLDSAYKIYASILNERLEKETADKLRETQFGFRKGRGTMDAVFTINYIVNRELCKKGGKIFAFFADMKAAFDKEKRNLKSFGQVEDSGKVAH; this is encoded by the exons ATGGCAGAGACTAAGCTGAAATACAACGGAAACAGATGGAGGATCATTACACTCTACAgccaaaaaattgaagaaacgaTGAAAACACTAACGGAATGGATACcagaagaagaggaaaactatttactgatagGAGGAGATTTCAACGCGAGAACTGGAAGCGAAGGAGGCCCgattgaagaagaagaagcagaaaAGAGAAGCAAAATCAGACGGTCCATAGACAAAGTGAGTAATAGAGAAGGACGAATATTGCTGAATAGAATAGAAGAAAGAGGTTGGTCAATTTTAAATGGAAGTTTTGACAAAGAAGGAGGATGGACATATATAGGAGGATCGGGGATGTCAGTCATAGATTACATAATAGGAAATGACAAAGCGTTAGGGGAAGTAAAATCGGtggaagaaggagaaagaacAGAGTCGGACCACATGCCATTAGAAGCAGAATTAGTAGGAGCacaaacaaagaagaaaaacgaCAGAAACAAGAAAAGGGAAATAGAGAAAAGCGTTTGGACAGAAGAAGGAATAGAAATGTACATGGAAAACTGCAAAGACTGGGCGAGCACACAGGAGGAAACGGAAGGAATATGGAAGGAGATAAGTGACAAGATAAAGAAATCCATAATAAAACAGATAAAGAAGATAATTCCatggaaaataggaaaaaaacagTGGTACAACAAAGAGTGGAaagtaaagaaaagagaattaagGAAGACACTGagaaatataaagaagaaaagaattagCAAAGAAGACTACAttgcaaagagaaaagaatacAAAGAGTGGTGTAAAGAGCAGAAGAAGAAGCATGAACAGGCAGAAGAAGAGGAAATCCGAAGGATAAAGAGCGAGAAAGAGGCGTGGAAGTATATCAATAAATacggaaagaaaagaaaggaggGGATATGCGACAACATAAAGATGGAAGAATGGAGAGATTATTTCATAGGACTCGGAAGCATACAGGAAAAAGAAACAGACATAGGCGAACGAGAAAGCGATACAG cccccggagaagacggaataGAGAACGAGGCGTGGAAATTTATGTCAGTAGAAATAGGAGAAGAATTTTGGAAACTTATCAACAAAATATGGAAAGGAGGAGGACTACCAAGAGATTGGAACAGAGGAGTAATTAGCCCAATTTACAAAAGAGGAGAGAAGAACGAGATAAAGAATTACAGAGGAATAACATTATTGGACTCGGCGTACAAAATATATGCAAGCATACTAAATGAAAGGTTAGAAAAAGAAACAGCAGATAAATTGAGAGAAACGCAGTTCGGATTCAGGAAGGGAAGAGGAACTATGGACGCAGTCTTCACGATAAACTACATCGTGAACAGAGAATTGTGCAAGAAAGGAGGAAAAATATTCGCATTTTTTGCGGATATGAAAGCAGCTTTCGATAAG gAGAAGAGAAATCTCAAGAGTTTTGGACAGGTGGAGGACTCAGGCAAGGTTGCCCATTAA
- the LOC120357147 gene encoding uncharacterized protein LOC120357147, with translation MEKGQAGGIVVGKEKFWTITYADDIVLLAEREADLKEMMERFRRYLEKKELSLSPDKSKVMVFESGRGRKKRREWKWREENVEEVKEIRYLGYMLQKNGGAEKHIRERLRRATIAMKRTWNIGERIFKEDHRRRMKMFEALVGSVALYGAEVWGWKNEKTLDGVKRKYAKWILNLDRGTPNYILLEETKMEEIRIQAIKRALKYEEKARKSKKKIIKECIKDLEKWRPGAEEGRWERKRREVLEEAGVNKE, from the coding sequence ATGGAAAAAGGACAGGCCGGAGGAATAGTAGTTGGCAAAGAAAAATTCTGGACGATAACATACGCAGATGACATCGTTTTGTTGGCAGAGAGAGAAGCGGATCTGAAAGAGATGATGGAGAGGTTCAGGAGATACCTAGAGAAAAAGGAATTGAGCCTTAGTCCGGATAAATCAAAAGTGATGGTATTCGAAAgtggaagaggaagaaaaaagagaagagaatggAAATGGAGAGAGGAAAATGTGGAAGAGGTCAAAGAGATAAGATACCTAGGATATATGCTACAGAAAAACGGAGGTGCGGAGAAACATATAAGAGAGAGACTGAGAAGAGCAACAATAGCGATGAAGAGGACTTGGAACATAGGGGAGAGAATATTCAAAGAAGACCATAGAAGAAGAATGAAAATGTTTGAAGCACTTGTTGGAAGCGTAGCGTTATATGGAGCGGAAGTTTGGGGCTGGAAAAACGAAAAAACGTTAGACGGAGTAAAGAGGAAGTACGCGAAATGGATTCTAAACTTGGACAGAGGAACACCGAATTACATATTATTGGAGGAGACAAAGATGGAAGAGATTAGAATACAGGCGATCAAAAGAGCACTAAAATACGAGGAAAAGGCGagaaaatcaaagaagaaaataataaaagaatgcaTAAAAGATTTAGAAAAGTGGCGACCAGGTGCAGAAGAAGGAAgatgggaaagaaagagaagagaggtgTTGGAGGAGGCAGGAGTAAACAAGGAATAG
- the LOC105206840 gene encoding ATP-binding cassette sub-family G member 1-like isoform X1, translated as MLRKMPESNTKNNAARMLDNECKIELQESKQLLEAEKWKSKMYIQFNDLSYSVRNRKGAEKTILHNVTGHFESGKFTVIIGPSGAGKTTLMKIISGKQPLDVKGTITINDVKWNRAMFRKHVCYVPQHFDLLPFLTTSETLYIAARLQLDGNQNKQEINSIVNNIAENLWLSNCLDTLVIKLSGGERRRLSIGVQIISKSSVFLLDEPTSGLDSAASYQLIGMLHNMTKANCAVVCAIHQPSGRMISLFDDIMVLNRGKCMYCGPKSEILSTYNIAGFTRPSFYNIAEFVLEVITEQKDEELENLHKICRDEYEKSRSTYKSKQNSSIDFEQNFETDNTVTSTKIRRHEKSTWHQQKVLCSRALICIMRDNTFTKLRIATHITAGLLFGLIYYNFGDDAVKVQSNISCLFVIQMYLFLLNALQTVLMIPTEANVFLQEHLNNWYSFKAYYSVKVLTDIPVQILCTTSFLLISYYMTGQPMVFNRIIQVWSICLLTVILGQTFGIFIGTAFGTKLGVFLIPGINVPLLMLAGFFVKIAELSVYIQPLTFLSYYRYIFEGLLQAIYLDRPNLSCSEDYCYFRSTNKILSTMDLPTMPFYVILIILGSWIFCFHIIVYAVFHWKLYYAKK; from the exons atgctcaGAAAGATGCCGGAAAGCAATACTAAAAATAACGCAGCGAGGATGTTGGATAATGAGTGCAAGATCGAGTTGCAAGAATCAAAACAACTGCTGGAAGCCGAGAAGTGGAAATCAAAAATGTATATCCAATTCAACGATCTTTCCTACTCGGTTCGCAACCGCAAAG GAgctgagaaaacaattttacataacgtCACGGGGCATTTTGAATCAGGGAAGTTTACAGTAATAATTGGTCCTTCCGGTGCAGGAAAGACTACTTTGATGAAAATTATATCGGGAAAACAACCCCTAGATGTTAAAGGTACTATCACAATAAACGACGTTAAGTGGAATCGAGCAATGTTCCGTAAACATGTGTGTTACGTACCGCAACACTTTGATTTATTGCCGTTCCTCACAACGAGCGAAACGCTCTACATAGCGGCTCGATTACAACTCGACGGTAATCAGAACAAACAAGAGATTAATTCAATT GTGAACAATATCGCAGAAAATCTTTGGTTGTCAAATTGCTTGGACAcgttagtaataaaattaagtggTGGCGAACGGAGAAGATTGTCTATCGGCGTGCAAATAATCAGCAAGTCATCAGTTTTCTTATTAGATGAGCCAACAAGCGGTCTTGACAGTGCGGCGTCTTACCAG TTAATTGGCATGTTGCACAATATGACGAAAGCAAATTGCGCTGTAGTTTGTGCAATACATCAACCTAGTGGTCGTATGATTTCGCTTTTCGATGACATCATGGTACTTAATCGAGGAAAATGTATGTATTGCGGACCAAAAAGCGAGATCTTGAGCACGTACAACATTGCCGGATTCACGCGTCCTAGCTTTTACAACATAGCCGAATTTG TTCTCGAGGTGATAACTGAACAGAAAGATGAAGAGTTAGAAAATTTACATAAGATCTGTCGTGATGAATATGAAAAATCGCGCAGTACATACAAAAGTA aacaGAATTCATCGATAGATTTCGAACAAAATTTCGAAACTGATAATACAGTCACATCCACAAAAATCAGAAGACACGAAAAATCGACATGGCACCAGCAAAAGGTTTTATGTTCACGAGCTCTAATCTGTATCATGCGAGATAAT ACCTTTACAAAACTAAGAATTGCAACGCACATCACAGCTGGACTTTTGTTCGGattaatatactataatttTGGTGACGACGCCGTAAAAGTACAAAGCAATATATCTTGCTTATTTGTCattcaaatgtatttatttctattaaatgcCCTACAGACGGTGCTGATGA TTCCCACGGAAGCGAATGTATTTCTACaggaacatttaaataattggtACTCTTTTAAAGCCTACTACAGCGTAAAAGTGTTAACGGATATTCCGGTGCAA ATACTTTGCACAACATCTTTCTTGTTAATATCATATTACATGACAGGACAGCCAATggtatttaatagaattatacaGGTGTGGAGCATTTGTCTGTTAACTGTGATTCTTGGACAAACGTTCGGGATATTTATAGGCACAGCTTTTGGCACTAAG ttAGGTGTATTTTTGATACCGGGAATTAATGTACCATTATTGATGCTTGCTGGATTTTTCGTGAAAATAGCAGAATTGTCGGTGTATATACAACCGTTAACTTTTCTAAGTTACTACAG atatatatttgaaggaTTATTGCAGGCGATCTACCTTGATCGACCTAATCTATCGTGCTCTGAAGATTATTGTTACTTCCGTTCAACAAATAAGATTCTCTCAACAATGGACCTTCCAACAATGCCGTTTTACGTCATTTTGATAATACTTGGCTCTTGGATTTTCTGTTTCCATATAATCGTTTATGCAGTATTCCATTGGAAACTTTATTATGCGAAAAAGTGA